From a region of the Paenibacillus sp. FSL R10-2734 genome:
- a CDS encoding DUF423 domain-containing protein, giving the protein MQRKLMAWGALLAMLAVGVGAFGAHLLKPVISEEYMKVYETGVQYHLVHALGVILIALAVGQWGESARLRWAGRLLIAGTILFSGSLYVLSISGIKVLGAITPIGGVCFIAGWLCLALEAFSRSKKAS; this is encoded by the coding sequence ATGCAACGGAAACTTATGGCCTGGGGGGCTTTGCTAGCGATGCTGGCAGTAGGAGTAGGCGCTTTTGGCGCTCATCTATTAAAACCTGTTATCAGCGAAGAATATATGAAGGTATATGAGACTGGTGTACAGTATCACTTGGTACATGCGCTTGGTGTGATTTTGATAGCACTGGCTGTAGGTCAATGGGGAGAAAGTGCCCGGTTACGCTGGGCAGGGCGTCTGTTAATAGCTGGCACTATTTTGTTCTCAGGTAGCTTGTATGTTCTGAGTATCTCCGGGATTAAGGTGCTTGGAGCGATTACACCTATTGGTGGAGTGTGCTTCATAGCAGGCTGGCTATGTTTGGCTTTGGAAGCATTCTCACGTAGCAAAAAGGCATCCTAG
- a CDS encoding DNA starvation/stationary phase protection protein translates to MAKASNKVNTTSLEQILNRQVANLNVLYVKIHNFHWYVKGEQFFSLHVKFEDLYNEVTLQMDEVAERLLSIKGSPAATMKEYLELATIQEATGKEDTRGMVQSLIEDFATISEELTEGIELAEEIKDQPTSDMFIKIRGDLEKHQWMLRSYLS, encoded by the coding sequence ATGGCTAAAGCATCTAATAAAGTAAATACAACTTCACTAGAACAGATTTTGAACCGTCAGGTTGCTAACTTGAATGTACTATATGTTAAAATTCATAATTTTCATTGGTACGTAAAAGGAGAACAATTCTTTTCTCTACATGTGAAATTTGAGGATTTATATAATGAAGTTACACTCCAAATGGATGAAGTTGCAGAACGTCTGCTAAGCATCAAAGGCAGTCCAGCAGCAACAATGAAAGAATATCTGGAGTTGGCTACGATTCAAGAAGCTACAGGTAAGGAAGATACGCGTGGTATGGTTCAATCATTGATTGAAGACTTCGCTACTATTTCTGAAGAACTGACAGAAGGTATCGAGCTTGCTGAAGAAATTAAGGATCAGCCAACATCTGACATGTTTATAAAAATTCGTGGTGATCTAGAGAAACATCAATGGATGCTTCGTTCCTACCTTAGCTAA
- a CDS encoding alpha-glucosidase/alpha-galactosidase, whose protein sequence is MSFKVSFIGAGSIGFTRGLLRDLLTVPEFKNIEVSFMDINSHNLEMVTELCQRDIKENGLNIQIQATTDRREALKDAKYVFCTIRMGGLEAFATDVDIPLKYGVDQCVGDTLCAGGIMYGQRGIAEMLNICRDIREVAAPDVLLLNYSNPMAMLTWACNKYGGVRTIGLCHGVQHGHQQIADVYGLKKSEVDIVCAGINHQTWYIAASHEGKDLTEGLLEAFEKHPEFSRTEKVRIDMLRRFGFYSTESNGHLSEYVPWYRKRSDEIMDWIDLGSWINGETGGYLRVCTEGRNWFETDFPNWMKDPALEYKAENRGEEHGSYIIEGLETGRVYRGHFNIVNNGVISNLPDDAIIEAPGYVDRNGISMPLVGELQLGPAAVCNVSISVQRLAVEAAVHGDDKLLRQAFMMDPLVGAVCNPKEIWQMVDEMLVAGEQWLPQYSEAIAKAKERLSTGELIPTNANNEGAARLKVKTVDEMMQDREAANKNAGESDKGKDREKVH, encoded by the coding sequence ATGTCATTTAAAGTTTCTTTTATAGGAGCAGGTAGTATCGGATTTACTCGTGGATTGTTGCGGGACCTTTTAACTGTACCGGAATTCAAAAATATTGAAGTCTCATTTATGGATATTAATAGTCACAACTTGGAGATGGTTACCGAGCTGTGCCAACGTGATATTAAAGAGAATGGATTAAATATTCAAATCCAGGCGACAACGGATCGAAGAGAAGCGCTGAAGGATGCTAAGTACGTATTTTGTACTATTCGCATGGGTGGACTGGAAGCCTTTGCTACAGATGTGGACATTCCATTAAAATATGGGGTTGATCAGTGCGTAGGGGATACCCTTTGTGCAGGCGGCATCATGTATGGACAGCGCGGGATTGCAGAAATGCTGAATATATGCCGTGATATTAGGGAAGTAGCTGCACCGGATGTGCTTTTGCTGAACTATTCGAATCCAATGGCTATGCTGACTTGGGCTTGCAACAAATACGGTGGTGTACGGACGATTGGTTTGTGTCATGGTGTGCAGCATGGACATCAACAGATTGCAGATGTGTATGGACTGAAGAAATCGGAAGTGGATATCGTTTGTGCGGGCATCAACCACCAGACCTGGTATATTGCTGCAAGCCATGAGGGTAAAGATTTGACTGAGGGACTTTTAGAAGCTTTTGAGAAGCATCCGGAATTCAGTCGGACGGAAAAAGTACGGATCGATATGCTGCGCCGCTTTGGATTTTACAGTACTGAATCCAATGGGCATTTAAGTGAATATGTGCCATGGTACCGTAAACGCAGCGATGAAATTATGGATTGGATTGACCTCGGAAGCTGGATTAACGGTGAGACTGGTGGATATCTGCGCGTCTGCACGGAAGGACGTAATTGGTTCGAGACTGATTTCCCAAACTGGATGAAGGATCCGGCACTGGAGTATAAGGCGGAGAACCGCGGAGAAGAGCATGGCTCTTATATTATTGAAGGGTTGGAGACAGGCAGAGTGTACAGAGGTCACTTTAACATCGTGAACAACGGCGTGATCTCTAATCTGCCTGATGATGCTATCATCGAAGCACCGGGTTATGTGGATCGGAATGGAATCTCCATGCCGCTTGTAGGTGAATTACAGCTTGGACCTGCAGCCGTGTGCAACGTCAGCATTTCGGTGCAACGTCTTGCTGTTGAAGCCGCTGTACATGGAGATGATAAGCTACTTCGTCAAGCCTTTATGATGGACCCGCTGGTAGGTGCAGTATGTAATCCGAAAGAAATCTGGCAGATGGTCGATGAGATGCTTGTGGCCGGAGAGCAATGGCTGCCTCAATATAGCGAAGCTATTGCAAAAGCGAAGGAACGGCTGTCCACCGGAGAGCTGATCCCAACGAATGCTAACAATGAAGGTGCGGCTCGCCTAAAGGTGAAGACGGTTGATGAGATGATGCAGGACCGGGAAGCAGCGAATAAAAATGCTGGTGAATCTGACAAAGGCAAGGACAGAGAGAAGGTTCACTAG
- the sufC gene encoding Fe-S cluster assembly ATPase SufC, whose product MAADFVIEGLKATIEGKEILKGINLQMKGGEIHAIMGPNGTGKSTLASALMGHPKYEVTEGTATLEGEDLLEMAVDERARAGLFLAMQYPSEISGVTNSDFLRSAINARREEGSEISLIRFIRLMEAKMKELDMNPEFLHRYLNEGFSGGEKKRNEILQMMMLDPKIVILDEIDSGLDIDALKIVAEGVNSMRSEDRGFLVITHYQRLLNYIKPDFVHVMMQGRIVKSGGPELAQRLEAEGYEWIKEELGIEDETVGQEA is encoded by the coding sequence ATGGCAGCAGATTTTGTCATTGAGGGACTTAAAGCGACGATTGAGGGAAAAGAGATTTTGAAGGGAATTAACCTTCAAATGAAAGGTGGCGAAATTCACGCCATCATGGGACCAAACGGTACAGGTAAAAGTACCTTGGCATCCGCTCTTATGGGTCACCCTAAATATGAAGTAACTGAAGGAACGGCAACACTTGAAGGTGAAGATCTTCTGGAGATGGCGGTTGATGAACGCGCACGTGCAGGTCTTTTCCTTGCTATGCAGTACCCAAGTGAAATTTCCGGGGTAACGAACTCCGACTTCTTGCGCTCTGCCATTAATGCCCGTCGTGAAGAAGGCAGCGAAATCTCTTTGATTCGTTTTATTCGTCTAATGGAAGCAAAGATGAAGGAATTGGATATGAATCCTGAGTTTCTACACCGTTACCTGAACGAAGGCTTCTCCGGTGGTGAGAAGAAACGTAACGAAATTCTACAAATGATGATGCTAGATCCAAAAATCGTGATTCTAGACGAAATTGACTCTGGCCTTGATATTGATGCTTTGAAAATTGTAGCCGAAGGCGTAAACTCCATGCGGAGTGAAGATCGCGGCTTCCTAGTTATTACCCACTATCAGCGTCTCTTGAACTACATCAAACCAGATTTTGTACATGTTATGATGCAGGGCAGAATTGTGAAATCCGGTGGTCCTGAGCTTGCACAGCGTCTGGAAGCTGAAGGTTATGAATGGATTAAAGAAGAACTTGGAATTGAAGACGAAACAGTAGGGCAAGAAGCGTAA
- a CDS encoding DUF1805 domain-containing protein codes for MVTMEPITVGEHTLIGVEVKLPKTTLLSISTSRGYIMCGALDVGLLNEKLSDRHIIAARAVGVRTLSQLLAAPLESVTIEAESLGIVPGMTGAEALLLMV; via the coding sequence TTGGTTACCATGGAGCCCATTACCGTAGGTGAACATACGCTGATCGGAGTAGAGGTTAAGCTTCCGAAAACAACGCTGCTCTCGATCAGCACAAGCCGAGGTTATATTATGTGTGGTGCGCTGGATGTTGGCCTGCTCAATGAGAAGCTCAGTGATCGGCATATTATCGCGGCCCGGGCGGTTGGTGTACGTACACTGTCACAGCTGCTAGCTGCCCCATTGGAGTCTGTAACCATAGAAGCGGAGAGTCTAGGTATCGTACCAGGCATGACAGGCGCAGAAGCATTACTTCTTATGGTCTGA
- a CDS encoding methyltransferase domain-containing protein, producing the protein MRIDIGCGSSKEAGYLGIDHIAGPDVDIVCDINQGIPLPDNTAEFVMASRVLPYMDDLFAVMSEIHRICIHKAVVCILAPYAHSFAHMSNPAFKQKFDEYTPRYLTGSFFQPPSGPVCPAISDYPIPVPPFDYRLLRMELFYQLPYEDPLYETEELEILKTLQANVVHEIMYHFTVIKEEISIHELELMSRGHYAEPRVLMKRRLKPYIRQNFL; encoded by the coding sequence TTGAGAATCGATATCGGCTGCGGATCCAGTAAAGAGGCAGGTTATCTCGGGATCGATCATATCGCGGGTCCCGATGTGGATATTGTCTGTGACATTAACCAAGGCATCCCTTTGCCGGACAATACCGCCGAGTTTGTAATGGCTAGTCGTGTTTTACCCTATATGGATGATTTATTCGCGGTTATGTCGGAAATTCACAGAATTTGCATCCACAAAGCCGTTGTTTGCATTCTGGCCCCTTATGCCCACAGCTTTGCCCATATGTCCAATCCTGCCTTCAAGCAAAAGTTTGATGAATATACTCCGCGGTATTTGACAGGATCCTTTTTCCAGCCACCATCAGGTCCAGTATGCCCAGCTATTTCAGACTATCCCATACCTGTTCCACCGTTCGATTATCGCCTGCTCAGGATGGAGCTGTTCTACCAACTCCCTTATGAAGATCCTCTTTATGAAACAGAGGAATTAGAAATACTCAAGACCCTTCAAGCCAATGTTGTGCATGAAATCATGTACCATTTCACCGTAATCAAAGAAGAAATCTCCATTCATGAGCTGGAATTGATGAGTAGAGGTCACTATGCTGAACCCCGTGTTCTTATGAAGCGCAGGCTAAAACCATACATTAGACAAAACTTCCTATAA
- the yhbH gene encoding sporulation protein YhbH, with product MSQSSGPFSFVVSKEDWSLHRKGHQDQERHQQKVREAIKDNLPDLVTEENIILSGGKQIVKVPIRSLDEYRIIYNFRKQKHVGQGDGESQVGDVLGRDSQSAQPGKGEKAGDQPGQDTVEAEVNLEDLEDILFQDMELPHLKPKNKEEIEVKSIIFNDIRKKGMMSNIDKKRTLLENLRRNASRGNPGIHSISPDDLRYKTWDDIRTPHSNAVIIAMMDTSGSMGSFEKYCARSFFFWMTRFLRRQYEKVEIVFLAHHTEAKEVSEHDFFTRGESGGTICSSAYQKAIEIIDSRYPPAQYNIYPFHFSDGDNLTSDNERCVKLIGELLKRSNMFGYGEVNQYNRSSTLMSAYRHLKHEQFMHYVIKDKKEVYQALKTFFSQKGTVKT from the coding sequence CTGTCGCAATCTTCCGGTCCCTTTTCCTTCGTAGTCTCAAAAGAAGACTGGTCCCTTCATCGCAAAGGCCATCAGGATCAGGAACGTCATCAGCAGAAGGTCAGAGAAGCCATCAAGGATAATTTGCCGGATCTCGTGACCGAAGAAAATATTATTTTGTCAGGCGGTAAGCAGATTGTGAAGGTTCCGATCCGCAGTCTGGATGAGTATCGGATTATCTATAACTTCCGTAAGCAAAAGCATGTAGGGCAGGGAGACGGGGAAAGTCAGGTTGGCGATGTACTTGGTCGCGATTCACAGTCGGCACAGCCCGGCAAAGGGGAAAAAGCAGGTGATCAGCCTGGTCAAGACACCGTGGAAGCAGAAGTCAATCTGGAGGATCTGGAGGACATCTTATTTCAGGATATGGAATTGCCACATCTGAAGCCAAAGAATAAGGAAGAGATCGAGGTTAAATCCATCATCTTCAACGATATCCGAAAAAAAGGTATGATGTCCAACATCGATAAGAAGCGCACCCTGCTGGAGAACCTTCGTCGTAATGCTAGCAGAGGCAATCCCGGTATTCACAGCATAAGTCCTGATGATCTGCGATACAAAACATGGGATGACATTCGAACGCCTCATTCCAATGCGGTCATTATTGCGATGATGGATACGTCAGGCAGTATGGGTTCTTTTGAAAAATATTGCGCCCGCAGCTTCTTCTTCTGGATGACCCGTTTTCTGCGCCGTCAGTATGAGAAGGTGGAGATTGTCTTTCTCGCCCACCATACAGAGGCTAAGGAGGTCAGTGAGCATGATTTCTTCACTCGTGGTGAGAGTGGGGGAACCATCTGTTCCTCCGCCTATCAAAAAGCGATTGAGATTATCGATAGCCGATACCCGCCTGCGCAATACAATATTTATCCGTTTCACTTCTCCGATGGTGATAACCTCACCTCCGACAACGAACGTTGTGTGAAGCTAATCGGAGAACTGCTGAAACGAAGCAATATGTTTGGCTACGGCGAAGTGAACCAGTACAACCGCAGCAGCACGTTAATGTCCGCTTATCGTCATCTAAAGCACGAACAATTCATGCATTATGTCATAAAAGACAAAAAAGAAGTGTACCAGGCGCTGAAGACCTTCTTCAGTCAAAAAGGCACTGTTAAAACATAA
- the sufD gene encoding Fe-S cluster assembly protein SufD, translating into MTTQTILPVDAERLSELSHSSGEPGWLKESRLKALELAATLTLPKLEKTRIDRWNVNNYGSYKASEPIASLNDAPASISSLIKDQEEGSLIIQRNSGAVYTRLAPELAAQGVIFTDLQTAVKEHGDLVQRYLHKAIQPDEHSIAALHAALWTGGVFLYVPKNVVIETPLQAVLLTDDAEASFVPHILVVADTNSSLTYVDNYVSDKSEAGLHNGAVEVFVGAGAKVRYATVHQLGVDTTDVTYRRAVVENDGTIEWIVGEMNYGDTASDTKSILKGNGSSSDAKVIAVGSGSQKLNYTTQAQHFGKNTPSDMITRAVMRDAATSIINGITKIEKGATRADGQQTEKVLMLSPKARGDANPILLIDEDDVTAGHAASVGQVNHEQVFYLMSRGITRHDAETLIIYGFLAPVVSQIPLEGLRNQLQSLVERKLGQ; encoded by the coding sequence ATGACGACACAGACCATTCTTCCGGTGGATGCCGAGCGCTTGAGCGAATTATCGCATAGTAGCGGCGAACCGGGTTGGCTGAAAGAAAGCCGCTTGAAAGCACTTGAACTGGCAGCTACTCTAACACTGCCTAAATTAGAGAAGACACGGATTGATCGTTGGAATGTGAACAATTACGGTAGTTATAAAGCAAGCGAACCTATTGCTTCCTTGAATGACGCACCTGCTTCTATTTCTTCCTTGATCAAGGATCAAGAGGAAGGCAGCCTGATTATTCAGCGTAACTCTGGTGCAGTATATACAAGACTTGCTCCTGAGCTTGCAGCACAAGGTGTTATTTTTACGGATCTGCAAACGGCAGTGAAAGAACATGGAGATTTGGTGCAACGTTACTTGCATAAGGCAATTCAGCCTGATGAGCATTCTATCGCGGCGCTTCATGCTGCTCTTTGGACTGGTGGAGTATTCCTCTATGTGCCTAAGAATGTTGTAATTGAAACTCCACTTCAGGCTGTGCTGTTAACAGATGATGCGGAAGCATCCTTTGTTCCTCACATTCTTGTCGTAGCTGATACTAACAGTTCCCTGACATACGTTGATAACTATGTATCTGATAAATCGGAAGCCGGACTACACAATGGTGCAGTAGAGGTATTCGTGGGTGCTGGCGCTAAAGTACGTTATGCTACAGTGCATCAACTTGGCGTGGATACTACGGATGTTACTTACCGCCGTGCAGTTGTTGAGAATGATGGAACAATCGAATGGATTGTTGGTGAGATGAACTACGGGGATACAGCGAGTGACACTAAGTCTATTCTCAAAGGTAATGGCTCCAGCTCAGATGCTAAGGTCATTGCAGTGGGTTCGGGATCACAGAAGTTGAACTACACCACACAAGCTCAACATTTCGGCAAAAACACACCAAGTGACATGATCACTCGTGCAGTTATGCGTGATGCAGCTACTTCTATCATCAACGGAATTACCAAGATAGAGAAAGGTGCTACTAGAGCTGATGGGCAGCAAACAGAAAAAGTACTGATGCTGAGTCCAAAAGCCCGTGGTGATGCCAATCCGATTCTATTGATTGATGAAGATGATGTTACAGCAGGCCATGCCGCTTCCGTAGGACAGGTCAATCACGAGCAAGTCTTTTACCTGATGTCCCGCGGAATTACACGGCATGATGCAGAAACTCTGATCATCTATGGCTTCTTGGCTCCTGTTGTGTCGCAAATTCCACTAGAGGGACTGCGCAATCAGCTCCAATCTCTTGTGGAAAGGAAGTTAGGTCAATGA